TCCGGTGATAGTAGAAAAGGCTCCCAAAGCTCGGATAGGAGACCTGGACAAAAAGAAATACCTGGTGCCTTCTGATCTCACAGTTGGTCAGTTCTACTTCTTGATCTGGAAGCGAATTCATCTCCGAGCTGAAGatgccttgtttttctttgtgaCCAACATCATTCCACCCACCAGTGCCACAATGGGTCAGCTATACC
Above is a window of Meles meles chromosome 11, mMelMel3.1 paternal haplotype, whole genome shotgun sequence DNA encoding:
- the LOC123953239 gene encoding gamma-aminobutyric acid receptor-associated protein-like, with product MKFVYKEEHPFEKRRSEGEKIRKKYPDRVPVIVEKAPKARIGDLDKKKYLVPSDLTVGQFYFLIWKRIHLRAEDALFFFVTNIIPPTSATMGQLYQEHHEEDFFLYIAYSDESVYGLQSCCP